A genomic region of Torulaspora delbrueckii CBS 1146 chromosome 7, complete genome contains the following coding sequences:
- the SWI3 gene encoding Swi3p (similar to Saccharomyces cerevisiae SWI3 (YJL176C); ancestral locus Anc_1.163), with product MESPSLFEPEANANSEANGENSVSESVETTEKPIDSSVEVEKKEESDEKLFGDEDEAMSESEDPENTENMEKPDTAVREEPRIDEEPVKQEENELVIPQSHEIVIPNYARWFDLRKIHLIEKQSLPEFFTNRVASKTPQVYVKYRNFMVNAYRLNPNEYFGVTAARRNVCGDAAAIYRVHKFLMKWGLINYQVDAKLLPKNVEPPFTGEFSTRHDAPRGLFPFESYKPSVQLPDMAKLKKMMDTNNDNSALHKYLHERKRKMSNQAEPDEKPDETDVKQESEVNGVEDQESSPNPVKRAKVLEDTSVQWTREELQKLLKGLQEYGSDWYKVAKEIDNKTPEQCILKFLQLPIEDRFLHGDKDNSDLGPLKYAPHLPYSKSENPVMSTIAFLVGLVDPKVVQQMTGRALKAMEDLDNKKTESSAEETKEGSEIALASLGVRSHIFATNEERQLNAIANELVEVQLAKTEVKLKFLDKIEKALELDKKALQRQQEDALVKRLAFAKHSRTVYEKLEKSMELFDDKDKLANHLSEIKQLLANPPKMSIGSAFGVPNDDAASPSQEKTGAKSEHEVKPVSIEAPQFYRYWSA from the coding sequence ATGGAGAGTCCCAGCTTGTTTGAACCGGAAGCTAACGCCAATTCGGAGGCCAATGGGGAAAATTCGGTAAGTGAGAGCGTAGAGACCACTGAAAAGCCTATAGATTCTAGTGTGGAggttgaaaagaaggaagaaagtgatgaaaaattgtttggggatgaggatgaagcAATGTCAGAGTCGGAAGATCCGGAGAATACGGAGAATATGGAAAAACCAGACACAGCGGTACGAGAAGAGCCACGAATAGATGAAGAGCCGGTGAAAcaagaggaaaatgagCTTGTGATACCGCAATCGCATGAAATTGTGATTCCCAATTATGCCCGTTGGTTTGATCTACGCAAGATTCATCTTATCGAGAAACAATCGTTGCCAGAGTTTTTTACGAACCGTGTAGCGTCCAAGACACCACAGGTTTATGTGAAATATCGTAATTTCATGGTCAATGCCTACCGATTGAACCCTAATGAGTATTTTGGTGTCACTGCGGCTAGAAGGAACGTTTGTGGTGACGCTGCAGCGATCTATAGGGTACAcaagtttttgatgaaatgggGATTGATTAATTACCAGGTGGATGCCAAGTTGTTACCAAAGAACGTGGAACCACCTTTCACGGGTGAGTTTTCCACTAGACATGATGCACCAAGAGGGCTTTTCCCCTTTGAGAGTTATAAGCCATCTGTTCAACTGCCGGATATGGCGAAattaaagaagatgatggACACAAATAACGATAATAGTGCGTTGCATAAGTATTTGCACgagaggaagagaaagatgagTAATCAGGCTGAGCCCGATGAGAAACCAGACGAAACAGATGTAAAGCAAGAGTCAGAGGTCAATGGCGTTGAAGATCAGGAATCTTCCCCAAACCCGGTCAAGAGGGCAAAAGTACTGGAAGATACAAGCGTACAATGGacaagagaagaattgcaaaaattgttAAAAGGACTGCAAGAATACGGCTCCGATTGGTATAAAGTTGCTAAAGAAATCGATAACAAAACCCCAGAACAATGCATATTAAAGTTTTTACAACTACCCATAGAAGATAGGTTTTTACATGGAGACAAAGACAATTCGGATTTGGGACCATTGAAATATGCACCTCATCTTCCGTACTCCAAAAGTGAGAACCCGGTGATGTCCACAATAGCGTTTTTAGTTGGGCTTGTGGACCCCAAAGTGGTTCAACAGATGACAGGCAGAGCTTTAAAGGCAATGGAGGATTTGGACAACAAAAAGACAGAATCATCAGCCgaagagacaaaagaaGGTTCAGAGATCGCTCTGGCATCATTAGGAGTCCGTTCACATATTTTTGCAACTAATGAAGAGAGGCAATTGAATGCCATCGCCAACGAATTGGTCGAAGTTCAGCTGGCCAAGACAGAAGTCAAACTAAAATTCCTTGACAAAATCGAAAAAGCATTGGAACTCGACAAAAAAGCACTACAAAGACAACAGGAAGATGCATTGGTAAAACGGCTCGCGTTTGCCAAACATTCACGTACCGTATATGAAAAGCTCGAAAAATCTATGGAACTCTTCGACGATAAAGATAAATTAGCCAATCATCTTTCGGAAATCAAACAACTCCTCGCAAACCCACCAAAGATGAGCATAGGCTCAGCATTTGGTGTTCCAAATGATGACGCAGCATCTCCATCGCAGGAAAAGACCGGGGCAAAATCTGAACATGAAGTTAAACCGGTTTCCATTGAAGCACCACAATTTTACAGATACTGGTCTGCATAG
- the KRE9 gene encoding Kre9p (similar to Saccharomyces cerevisiae KRE9 (YJL174W); ancestral locus Anc_1.164) produces the protein MLLSIHSLLLTVITLLAGFVAGDAQVVKPKANSEFSGSSGTISIEIQWMDNNAYPPFDKIDHFLFQLQNGPNSNIQKVKVLKDNVSPDDVEQGDDGTYSYTVEFDSSITGDGQYYIQVFSALDADNKQYTINYSPRFELTDMKGTTTVTFTDTTQPVGQTRAQTGTTAASVDTRSFTLQYTQQTGISRFAPMQMQPVTKITATTWTRRFATSAVTYYSSLINSLQQETTLTPGWSYTLPSGMNMATPAPYPSDNGGWKDPKERQSLSTRKINLRKRAFIK, from the coding sequence ATGCTGTTGTCGATACACTCGCTCCTATTGACCGTTATAACACTTCTGGCTGGATTTGTTGCAGGTGATGCCCAAGTTGTTAAGCCAAAGGCCAACTCTGAATTCTCTGGTAGTAGTGGTACTATTAGTATCGAAATTCAGTGGATGGATAATAACGCGTATCCTCCGTTCGATAAGATTGATCATTTTCTATTTCAGTTACAGAACGGTCCCAACTCTAATATCCAAAAAgtcaaagtcttgaaagatAATGTTTCTCCAGATGATGTTGAACAAGGGGATGACGGGACTTATAGCTATACGGTGGAATTTGATTCTAGTATTACAGGTGATGGACAATACTATATTCAAGTTTTTTCGGCACTCGACGCTGACAACAAACAATATACCATCAATTACTCGCCCAGATTTGAATTGACCGACATGAAAGGAACCACTACAGTTACTTTCACTGATACTACCCAACCTGTGGGTCAAACTAGAGCTCAAACGGGTACGACTGCTGCTAGTGTCGATACACGTTCATTCACATTGCAATATACACAACAAACTGgtatttcaagatttgCACCAATGCAAATGCAACCAGTCACGAAGATAACTGCCACGACTTGGACCAGAAGATTCGCTACGAGTGCGGTCACTTACTATTCTTCGCTCATAAACTCCTTACAACAGGAAACTACTCTCACGCCTGGTTGGTCCTATACACTCCCCAGTGGCATGAATATGGCTACACCAGCACCTTATCCATCAGACAACGGTGGCTGGAAGGATCCTAAGGAGAGACAAAGTCTCTCaacaagaaagatcaacttGCGTAAAAGGGCTTTTATCAAATAG
- the RFA3 gene encoding Rfa3p (similar to Saccharomyces cerevisiae RFA3 (YJL173C); ancestral locus Anc_1.165) — protein MASETPRIDPREIAQNLHPVFRLIAQVKSHPSENTLVLSSPTDGGEMITLTNVRVSMNKQFESGSWHEFVCRSSDSGDTEFLVLDAVPCVLKENEQISIEGIVTLQQLSKKFPEIY, from the coding sequence ATGGCTAGTGAGACACCAAGGATCGATCCCCGTGAGATAGCTCAGAATTTGCACCCTGTGTTCAGGCTCATTGCACAGGTTAAGTCGCATCCTTCAGAGAATACGCTTGTGTTGAGTTCGCCGACAGATGGTGGTGAAATGATCACATTGACCAATGTAAGAGTGTCTATGAATAAGCAGTTCGAGAGTGGTTCGTGGCATGAATTTGTATGTCGTTCAAGCGATAGTGGTGATACTGAGTTTTTGGTATTGGATGCTGTTCCATGTGTTTTGAAGGAGAACGAACAGATCAGTATAGAAGGTATTGTGACTTTACAACAGCTAAGTAAGAAATTCCCAGAAATCTATTAA
- the CPS1 gene encoding Gly-Xaa carboxypeptidase (similar to Saccharomyces cerevisiae CPS1 (YJL172W); ancestral locus Anc_1.166) encodes MAIRLEDKSLESGRKCSGLKRHWKLLAALGSVLALGTILTGETSTNSLAEKSSRCGKVEPLVPNFNRSLDLILHDPEFKKFSIEKLSKAIQIPTEIKDVNPQPADDPEYYAEFYKFHGFLEKTFPLVHKNLKVEKVNELGLLYTWQGSEEDLKPVLFMAHQDVVPVNRVTWDSWEYPPFSGHYDEETDIIWGRGSNDCKNLLIAELEAIEQLLDDDYKPKRTILLSFGFDEESSGLLGAQTLAPFIEKRYGKDSIFSIIDEGFGIAPVDKGVYVASPINAEKGYVDVIVTVNGKGGHSSVPPEHTTIGVAADLVTVLEDHPFDPDFQIDNPIFSLLTCAAEHSNKVPRHLRNHIIKAPKSKLSSKLLQKALMKDSRFRDLIRTTRAVDIFNGGIKANALPEVTSFLINHRVEIHSSVEATVDQDLQYAEQIAKKYGYGLHHNGEFIIPATELGYIDIKVVKSLEPAPVSPSSGPVWEILAGTIQNVFENGVFVNQDDAELYVSTALMSGNTDTRYYWNLTKNIYRFTASIADGTVLKTIHSVNEHVNADSHLSAIAFIYNYIVNVDEYAKQ; translated from the coding sequence ATGGCTATTAGACTAGAGGATAAGTCTTTGGAGTCTGGAAGAAAGTGCTCTGGGTTGAAGAGACACTGGAAGTTGTTGGCTGCGTTGGGTTCGGTACTAGCATTAGGTACTATTCTCACTGGTGAgacttcaacaaattcgCTCGCTGAAAAGAGTTCTAGATGTGGCAAGGTTGAACCTCTTGTGCCAAATTTCAATCGCTCgcttgatttgatcttaCACGACCCTGAATTTAAGAAGTTCTCTATCgagaagctttcaaagGCTATTCAGATTCCTACTGAAATTAAGGATGTCAATCCACAACCAGCAGATGACCCTGAATATTATGCCGAGTTTTACAAGTTTCATGGGTTTTTGGAGAAGACCTTCCCCTTGGTCcacaagaatttgaaggtTGAGAAAGTTAACGAGTTGGGACTTTTGTACACTTGGCAGGGTTCTGAAgaggatttgaaacctGTTTTATTCATGGCCCACCAAGATGTGGTTCCAGTGAACAGAGTTACATGGGACTCGTGGGAGTACCCACCTTTCTCAGGTCattacgatgaagagaccgATATCATTTGGGGTAGAGGTTCAAATGACTGTAAGAACTTGTTGATTGCAGAGTTGGAAGCTATTGAGCAACTCTTGGACGATGATTACAAGCCAAAGAGAACCATTTTGTTGTCCTTtggttttgatgaagagtcAAGCGGGCTCTTGGGTGCTCAGACTTTAGCACCTTTCATCGAAAAGCGTTACGGAAAGGACAGCATCTTTTCCATTATCGATGAAGGGTTCGGAATCGCTCCAGTGGACAAAGGTGTTTATGTTGCTTCTCCAATCAACGCTGAGAAAGGTTACGTCGACGTTATTGTGACTGTCAATGGTAAAGGTGGTCACTCTTCAGTTCCGCCAGAACACACCACCATTGGTGTTGCGGCAGATCTTGTCACTGTCTTGGAAGACCATCCTTTTGACCCtgatttccaaattgaCAACCCAATCTTTAGCTTGTTGACCTGTGCAGCTGAACACTCGAACAAGGTTCCTAGGCACTTGAGGAATCACATTATCAAGGCGCCAAAAAGTAAGTTGAGTAGTAAGCTTCTGCAAAAAGCTTTGATGAAGGATTCGAGGTTCCGTGACTTGATTAGAACCACCAGAgctgttgatattttcaacGGTGGTATCAAGGCAAATGCTCTACCTGAAGTAACCAGCTTTTTGATTAACCACAGAGTTGAGATTCACTCATCTGTGGAGGCTACAGTGGACCAGGATCTACAATACGCCGAACAAATCGCCAAGAAATACGGTTACGGTTTGCACCACAATGGTGAGTTCATCATTCCAGCTACTGAACTCGGCTATATCGACATTAAGGTAGTTAAGTCCTTGGAGCCGGCTCCAGTCTCTCCAAGTTCGGGGCCAGTCTGGGAAATTTTGGCAGGTACCATTCAAaacgtctttgaaaatggtgtTTTCGTTAACCAAGACGATGCTGAATTGTATGTCTCTACGGCCCTGATGTCTGGTAACACTGACACCAGATATTATTGGAATTTGACAAAGAACATTTACAGATTTACGGCTTCTATCGCTGACGGTACTGTGTTGAAGACAATTCACTCTGTAAACGAACACGTCAATGCCGATAGCCATTTGTCGGCCATTGCGTTCATCTACAACTACATTGTGaatgttgatgaatacGCCAAGCAGTAA
- the STE3 gene encoding Ste3p (similar to Saccharomyces cerevisiae STE3 (YKL178C); ancestral locus Anc_1.167) produces MSYQSTILGLFSIAVLLLIPPMAWHTQSKNVPAMILIIWLLVMDISFIVSAAIWSGDDFMTRWDGKGWCDIVTKLQVGASVGISCAVSSIAYNLHAVLKADSVLLEATSCRKICRDLAMCLVPPVVVMGLSYFAQTYRFGIARYNGCINLMSPTWATTVFYTMWPFLASLVGAVYASMVLFIFFKKRKDVGDILHCTNSRLNLTRFARLLIFCSVVILIMLPLSIYGVVGDVKHYNGHYSFKETHLKALWNIIPKYDAGKTLATLWLYLAMSYLVFFIFGLGADALHMYANFLRYIKLGFIVDFINNSIQKNKEGKINKLLGKISTSEFSSDSSGEKTSGYYTSTTPQSKANFVLDYKTPYDTKRNERRRERKLFGRSKVRNLYTPEEENTDVVNTFMPFFSEQTVDEDSVSLDGLSQLSLSKTNGLQCDLERNDGLAEYNPHTFETQSSLDDSKTDTYTLSPISNR; encoded by the coding sequence ATGTCTTATCAGTCGACTATTTTGGGTCTTTTTTCGATCGCAGTCTTGCTGCTAATCCCCCCAATGGCCTGGCATACACAGAGTAAAAATGTGCCAGCGATGATATTAATTATATGGCTTTTGGTTATGGATATTTCATTTATTGTGAGTGCAGCAATTTGGAGCGGTGATGATTTTATGACTAGGTGGGATGGAAAAGGTTGGTGTGATATTGTAACTAAATTACAGGTTGGAGCTTCCGTTGGGATTTCATGTGCTGTTAGTAGTATTGCATACAATTTGCATGCTGTTTTGAAGGCGGATTCTGTGTTGCTAGAGGCTACTTCTTGCAGAAAGATATGCAGGGATTTGGCTATGTGCCTTGTTCCCCCAGTTGTGGTTATGGGGTTGTCGTATTTTGCTCAGACTTATAGGTTTGGCATCGCTCGTTACAACGGATGTATTAATCTCATGTCTCCGACTTGGGCCACAACAGTTTTCTACACCATGTGGCCTTTCTTAGCCTCACTGGTCGGGGCAGTATATGCTTCTATGGTGCTTTTcatatttttcaagaagaggaaagaCGTTGGCGATATCCTACATTGTACCAATTCGAGATTAAATTTGACTAGGTTTGCAAGATTACTGATTTTCTGCTCCGTTGTGATACTGATCATGTTACCTCTTTCGATTTATGGGGTTGTCGGAGATGTCAAGCATTATAACGGTCATTACAGTTTTAAAGAGACTCATTTAAAGGCCCTCTGGAATATCATACCCAAGTATGATGCAGGAAAGACTTTGGCGACCCTTTGGTTGTATCTTGCGATGTCATATCTAGTGTTTTTCATATTTGGATTGGGTGCAGATGCTTTGCACATGTATGCAAACTTTCTGCGCTACATCAAGCTGGGCTTTATCGTCgacttcatcaacaattcaatccaaaagaacaaagaggGAAAGATCAACAAGTTGCTGGGAAAAATCTCCACTTCCGAATTCTCTTCGGATTCTTCTGGTGAAAAGACCTCTGGGTATTACACATCAACTACTCCGCAATCAAAGGCTAATTTTGTCCTGGATTATAAGACCCCTTATGATACCAAGAGGAACGAGAGaaggagagaaagaaaactgTTTGGAAGAAGTAAAGTCAGGAACCTCTACACAcctgaggaagaaaacaCTGATGTGGTCAATACGTTCATGCCATTTTTCTCGGAACAAACTGTAGACGAGGACAGCGTGTCGTTGGACGGGCTATCTCAACTTTCACTGAGCAAGACGAACGGATTACAATGTGATCTTGAGAGAAATGATGGGCTGGCTGAATACAATCCTCATACATTTGAAACTCAATCAAGTTTGGATGATTCCAAGACTGATACATATACATTGTCTCCAATTTCTAACAGATAA
- the TOH1 gene encoding Toh1p (similar to Saccharomyces cerevisiae YJL171C; ancestral locus Anc_1.168) — MLVPVCLVSIVSALLQVANAEVQAYDKIDFSNVGFAGTFTPVKKFSKIDSDDCSCEVADKQWFSGTNAPVSDYLSVHFRGPLKLNQFAFYDSPSFVISDSDSSSDWTRRAYYNSTSQTGENVTFLTGAGDDSKCLGKALTYADSDGTSKASSATLLKDDNEITSDQEFVIFSNVSCPKSGLNKDCGVYRSGIPAYYGFGGVTKMFLFDFEMPRESQANSSSFSYYDMPAIWLLNDHIPRTSQYPTNANCSCWASGCGEFDIFEVMNGTERDHFYSTFHTFQGIEILGTGIQSYGYIPRDTESSMKGGVIFDSAGNVVTFLSNSTTFDSSLTHSDIDTIFSKISTDETYSSALMTISATAPSTSAKSSGFSISTKTNGLWYYLFTLFTALTQVFMI, encoded by the coding sequence atgctAGTCCCCGTCTGCTTAGTATCAATAGTATCTGCCCTTTTGCAAGTGGCCAATGCTGAAGTACAGGCATATGATAAGATTGACTTTTCGAATGTTGGATTTGCAGGTACTTTTACGCCCGTCAAGAAATTCTCTAAGATTGACAGCGATGATTGCTCGTGTGAAGTTGCAGATAAACAATGGTTCTCTGGTACCAATGCCCCTGTGTCCGATTACCTATCAGTTCATTTCCGTGGTCCTCTAAAATTAAACCAATTTGCGTTTTACGATTCTCCTTCATTTGTGATAAGTGACTCCGATTCCTCGAGCGATTGGACCCGTCGTGCTTACTACAATTCTACTAGTCAGACCGGTGAGAACGTTACATTTTTGACAGGAGCAGGTGATGACTCTAAGTGTCTCGGCAAAGCATTGACCTATGCGGATTCCGATGGTACTTCGAAAGCTTCCTCGGCCACTCTATTAAAAGACGATAATGAAATCACATCAGACCAGGAATTTGTGATCTTCTCAAACGTATCATGTCCCAAATCGGGTCTAAATAAGGACTGTGGTGTTTACCGTAGTGGCATTCCAGCTTATTATGGGTTCGGTGGTGTAACAAAGATGTTCCTCTTCGATTTCGAAATGCCAAGGGAGTCGCAAGCGAacagttcttctttcagCTACTACGATATGCCCGCTATCTGGCTTCTAAATGACCACATTCCAAGAACTTCCCAATACCCAACAAATGCAAACTGCTCCTGCTGGGCTAGCGGATGTGGTGAATTCGACATCTTTGAGGTCATGAACGGTACAGAACGCGATCACTTTTACTCTACTTTCCACACTTTCCAGGGTATTGAGATCCTGGGAACAGGTATCCAATCCTACGGTTACATTCCAAGAGACACCGAAAGTTCCATGAAAGGTGGTGTGATCTTCGATTCTGCTGGTAACGTTGTTACATTCCTATCTAACTCTACGACGTTTGACTCCTCACTCACGCACAGCGACATCGACACTATCTTCTCCAAGATTTCCACCGACGAGACATACTCCAGCGCTCTGATGACGATCTCGGCCACAGCCCCATCGACATCGGCCAAATCCTCAGGATTCTCAATCTCAACTAAGACCAACGGACTGTGGTACTATCTTTTCACCCTATTCACAGCTCTGACACAAGTCTTTATGATCTGA
- the ASG7 gene encoding Asg7p (similar to Saccharomyces cerevisiae ASG7 (YJL170C); ancestral locus Anc_1.169) produces MFSTASTNIQKMLGDRHNLAKNDHNNQRMMAPSLEDENNYYICECHSCNIGTKYRGWIPRGFFAGFFIPLLWFCNLVIYLYTQWHLNHEPTHAQIALEELPSNHEFQSRINASNITLDKSTIEEIDRVNEKTTVLDDPKDHKDCPKYNLQDYRNQFLRQVASDIIESHGVKRDHYKKWTQWSLLGIVTYSVTTVLAVIAYKPR; encoded by the coding sequence ATGTTTAGTACTGCATCAACAAACATACAAAAAATGTTAGGCGACAGACATAATTTGGCGAAAAACGACCATAACAACCAAAGAATGATGGCACCCTCtcttgaggatgaaaacAACTACTACATCTGCGAATGCCACTCCTGTAATATTGGTACAAAATATAGAGGATGGATCCCTCGAGGATTTTTTGCAGGATTTTTTATACCTTTACTATGGTTCTGCAACCTGGTTATTTATTTGTATACCCAATGGCATTTGAATCACGAGCCAACGCATGCTCAAATAGCATTAGAAGAATTACCAAGTAACCACGAGTTCCAATCAAGGATTAATGCTTCTAACATAACGCTAGACAAGAGtaccattgaagagattgatcGTGTTAACGAGAAAACCACAGTTTTGGACGATCCAAAGGACCATAAGGACTGTCCTAAATACAATCTACAAGATTACAGGAACCAATTTCTCAGACAGGTTGCCTCCGATATTATCGAGTCACACGGAGTTAAAAGAGATCACTACAAAAAATGGACCCAATGGTCCCTCCTCGGTATCGTGACTTATTCAGTGACTACAGTACTCGCCGTCATCGCTTACAAGCCCAGGTAA
- the SET2 gene encoding histone methyltransferase SET2 (similar to Saccharomyces cerevisiae SET2 (YJL168C); ancestral locus Anc_1.170): MTSRSISPPKSVPPEPARKIFDTFEDKTEEALASFVSLNECLYASKRLGSAKNNEFMECDCFEDFSEGVNRACDEDSDCINRLTLIECVNGLCGSCGDDCQNQRFQKRQYADIAVFQTEMKGYGVRAETDIEAHQFIYEYMGEVIEEEEFRERLVEYDQKKLKHFYFMMLQNGEFIDATMKGSLARFCNHSCNPNAYVNKWVVAGKLKMGIFANRKILKGEEITFDYNVDRYGATAQKCYCDEPNCIGFLGGKTQTDAASLLPQNIADALGVSSAMEKKWIKMKKSQGLKIEKAVDNNFNIEFVESVQPAGCESPHDVTKVMSVLLQVDDQLIAQKLFNRLYEIQDETLHHQVIKLHGYTCMLKLLKMFEGDLEVEKRIVDFLIALPKTTKNGITSSQIDKEILRLQDKQKPLAEECEKLLAKWNDFETYKRIDKKDIKEASNRKVDLRRIRLPPGWEVVHENGKPMYYNAQKKTKLHTPPTGSSKTFNEKPYSKWDGPTRRNGVNGTKRPRLDDEEYERHKQKRMDMEKEAIEKVKEEELRALKDKLEMENQKKNDLMKIIEEANRQRELEREESRKAEKEKEDRKLKKKKQSQTNHVEHKWNKFFASLVPNLLRKYEHDKQISHDSAKQCARDIVKILTSKELKKDVTRSPPDEPTKEKRAKVKQFTQSYMEKILQKKKSRSHKH; encoded by the coding sequence ATGACTTCGAGGTCTATTTCGCCACCAAAGAGTGTCCCTCCAGAACCGGCCCGCAAAATATTCGATACTTTTGAGGATAAAACGGAAGAGGCGTTGGCCAGTTTTGTCAGCTTAAATGAATGTCTTTACGCTTCTAAGAGGCTTGGAAGTGCAAAGAATAATGAATTCATGGAGTGTGAttgttttgaagatttcagTGAGGGGGTAAATAGGGCGTGTGATGAGGATTCCGATTGTATTAATAGGCTCACCCTTATCGAGTGTGTCAATGGACTTTGTGGATCTTGCGGTGATGACTGTCAGAATCAGCGCTTTCAGAAGAGACAGTATGCGGATATTGCAGTTTTCCAGACCGAGATGAAGGGATATGGGGTCCGGGCAGAGACTGATATCGAAGCACATCAATTTATTTATGAGTATATGGGTGAAGtgattgaagaggaagagtttCGAGAGAGACTTGTAGAGTATGatcagaagaagttaaAGCATTTTTATTTCATGATGTTACAAAATGGCGAATTCATTGATGCCACGATGAAGGGGTCCTTGGCGAGATTCTGTAATCATTCCTGCAATCCTAACGCATATGTGAATAAGTGGGTGGTTGCCGGAAAGTTGAAGATGGGTATCTTTGCAAAtagaaagattttgaagggTGAAGAGATTACTTTCGACTACAATGTGGACAGATACGGTGCAACCGCACAGAAATGTTATTGTGACGAGCCAAATTGTATAGGATTTTTGGGTGGTAAGACACAGACTGATGCTGCTTCTCTGCTGCCGCAAAATATCGCAGATGCATTGGGAGTTAGCAGTGCGATGGAGAAGAAGTGGATCAAGATGAAAAAGAGTCAGGGTCTTAAAATTGAGAAGGCTGTGGATAACAACTTCAAcattgagtttgttgaatcCGTTCAACCGGCCGGTTGTGAAAGCCCGCACGATGTGACTAAAGTTATGAGTGTCCTTTTACAGGTAGATGACCAATTAATTGCCCAAAAGTTGTTCAACAGGCTTTATGAGATTCAAGACGAGACATTACATCATCAGGTTATCAAATTGCATGGTTATACATGTATGTTGAAATTGCTGAAAATGTTTGAAGGTGATCTTGAAGTGGAAAAGAGGAtagttgatttcttgatagcGTTACCAAAGACTACGAAAAATGGTATCACTTCATCTCAAATCGATAAAGAGATATTGCGTTTGCAGGACAAGCAGAAGCCGTTGGCTGAGGAATGTGAAAAGCTACTGGCAAAATGGAACGATTTCGAGACTTACAAGCGTATAGATAAGaaagatatcaaagaagcatcTAATCGGAAAGTTGATTTACGAAGGATAAGGTTACCACCCGGATGGGAAGTTGTCCATGAAAATGGTAAACCGATGTACTATAACGCGCAAAAGAAAACAAAACTGCATACACCTCCTACAGGGTCCTCCAAGACCTTTAATGAGAAGCCCTACTCAAAGTGGGATGGTCCTACGAGAAGAAATGGTGTAAATGGAACCAAGAGGCCACGacttgacgatgaagaatatgagAGGCATAAGCAGAAAAGAATGGATATGGAGAAGGAAGCGATTGAAAAGgtgaaggaggaagagcttcgtgctttgaaagataagCTAGAGATGGAgaatcaaaagaagaatgatttaATGAAGATAATCGAAGAGGCCAATAGACAAAGAGAACTGGAAAGGGAAGAATCAAGAAAGGCggagaaggaaaaggaagatagaaagttaaagaagaagaagcaaagTCAAACGAATCATGTGGAGCACAAATGGAATAAATTTTTTGCCTCATTAGTTCCAAATCTCTTACGAAAGTATGAACATGACAAACAAATATCACACGACAGCGCCAAACAATGTGCTAGAGATATCGTCAAGATTCTAACTTCGAAGGAATTAAAAAAAGATGTGACAAGATCGCCTCCCGATGAACCTACGAAGGAAAAGCGTGCCAAGGTTAAGCAATTCACACAATCATACATGGAAAAAATCcttcagaagaagaagagtcgAAGTCACAAGCATTAG